In Canis lupus dingo isolate Sandy chromosome 33, ASM325472v2, whole genome shotgun sequence, a single genomic region encodes these proteins:
- the LOC112641388 gene encoding olfactory receptor 5AC1-like, with product MEANKTQVTEFVLIGLTDRPGLQVPLFLVFLVIYLTTMVGNLALIFLIWKDPHLHTPMYLFLGSLALADACSSSSVTPKMLMNFLSKNHMISHFECITQFYIFASSATTECFLLVVMAYDRYVAICNPLHYPVVMSNRLCAWLISLSYVIGFLHPTIHVGLLFRLTFCRSNIIHHFYCEILPLYTISCTDPSNNALVLFIFAAFIQAFTFMTIIVSYTRVLFAILKKKSEKGRSKAFSTCSAHLLSVSLFYGTLFFMYVRPGSGPDQYQDKMYSLFYTIIIPLLNPFIYSLRNKEVLGALRKITKK from the coding sequence ATGGAGGCAAACAAGACGCAGGTGACTGAGTTTGTTCTCATAGGACTTACAGATCGTCCAGGACTGCAGGTCCCCCTGTTCCTGGTGTTCTTGGTCATCTACCTCACCACCATGGTGGGCAACCTGGCACtgatttttctcatctggaaGGACCCCCATCTTCACACACCCATGTACTTATTCCTTGGCAGTTTGGCCCTCGCAGATGCTTGTTCCTCATCTTCTGTGACTCCCAAGATGCTAATGAACTTTTTATCTAAGAATCATATGATATCCCACTTTGAGTGCATCacccaattttatatttttgcttccaGTGCCACCACAGAGTGTTTCCTCCTGGTAGTGATGGCCTACGACCGTTACGTAGCCATATGCAACCCTTTGCATTATCCAGTGGTGATGTCcaacaggctctgtgcttggttgATAAGTTTGTCTTATGTAATTGGTTTTCTGCATCCCACAATTCATGTAGGATTATTATTTAGATTAACTTTCTGCAGGTCCAATATAATACATCACTTCTACTGTGAAATCTTGCCACTATATACAATTTCTTGCACTGACCCATCTAATAATGCattggtgctttttatttttgctgcttttatACAGGCTTTTACTTTTATGACCATCATAGTGTCATATACCCGGGTCCTCTTTGCCATCCTGAAAAAGAAGTCTGAAAAGGGCAGGAGCAAAGCCTTCTCCACGTGCAGCGCCCACCTGCTCTCTGTCTCCTTGTTCTATGGCACCCTATTCTTCATGTATGTGCGTCCTGGGTCTGGCCCAGATCAATATCAGGATAAAATGTATTCACTGTTCTATACGATCATCATCCCCCTGCTAAACCCCTTTATTTATAGCCTAAGAAACAAGGAAGTTTTAGGTGCACtgagaaaaattacaaagaaataa